acccgagcctccccagccccccctctctctctcagcagcacgcagcctccccagcccccccactctctcagcagcacgcagcctccccagccccccacccagcagcacgcagcctccccagcccccccctctctctctcagcagcacgcgagccccctccccctctctcagcagcacacgagcctccacagcccctccctctccctctccttctccctctcagcagcacccgagcctccccagcccccccccctctctctctcagcagcacgcgagcccccaccccctctgtctctctgcttcgggcatttctctcctgtgcagtgtgtgagcgagtgaggagagagagaaagccaatacgttagagtgagcgagagcaggctcgaaggcaatgtgttcctgtggtatagcgggtccatagctccccttcaaaaggccatttttaatcaggcgactgacagtagtggagtcaggcacagagaaggtcagctgcagagagagcgtctcgactgttgcagggcctgaagcaggtgagacgctaatgaaaaagaggcacagggcttattgggttttaaagactgcttccttcattgtgttttaacttcagttttaaaggattgcgcggctctctcttgcgctgcctgtgtgtgcctctgtctctctctggcgttgcctctctgtgtgtgtgtgcgcgcccctctgtctctctggcactgactgtgtgcgcggctctctctatcgcgctgcctgtgtgtgcctctgtctctctctggcgctgcctctgtgtgaaccaaggttccactgaggttgactaatgaaaagtcaacgtggctcagagctgcaagtgtactgtggcacagacaaacagaaatgacggcatgtttcccttggcttcgcgtccgagttggtgggcgtggctctgtgattctttcgtcgtatccaatggtctaagagttggtgggcgtggctccttcctgcgtgcgccattggcgtcttacttgtcagtggtttagtgaatccacgccccttccggcgtgctttccatggtcggctacttgtcttctggcttagtgaattatatatatagattctgtaTTGTTATGCATTCTTATTTGTCATGGCGTCCGAGGGAattgatgtgttgcatgttggtatgacatgcaagtaagaatttcacttctctctgtatgtgtgacaatattattgctacatttacattgatttgcttagcagacactttcatCCAAAGGAGACCCAAAAAAAGgttaacataatcaagtaaacatcatgGGAACAGGTGTTACAAGACAAGGTTATACCAATGATCTCACAGAATAAAAGCAAGTGAATGACAATTCCTAAATAATAGAACTTAAAAAAGCCAGTATCAGTTTGAGAGAAATTTACCAAAGAAAAGTTTTCAAATGCTTCCTAGGCACTTTGAGGGAGTCTgaattttgaatggaggtggaCTGCGTGTTCCACCAGCTAAAAGCTACACATATAGATTGAGATTTGATGGCATTCAGAGGTGGCATCATCAAACACCAGCCATCAGCAGACCTCAGTGAGCAAGAAGGAGCATAAGACCCCACAAGTTActcaaaatatactgctcaaaaaatgaaaggaacactttttaatcagagtatagcatcatgtcaatgaaacttctgggctattgctttggtcagttaagtagcagacgaggttgttaatcagtttctgctgttttggtgttaataaaattatcaacaggtgcactagaggggcaacaatgagacgaacCCCCAAACAGGAATGGgctaacaggtggaggccactgacattttttctctcctcatctgttttgtcactcgtttttcatttggctacggtaagtgtcactactggcagcatgaggccatacctggaccctatagagctggcacaggtagtccaacttctccaggatggcacatcaatatgtgccattgccagaagttttgctgtgtctcccagcacagtctcaagggcatggaggagattccaggagacaagcagttactctaggagagctggacaaggccgtagaaggtccttatcccatcagcaggactggtatctactcctttgggcaaggaggaacaggataagcactgccagagcctacaaaatgacattGAGCAGTCAGtccactggtatgaatgtctctgaccaagcaatcagaaacagacttcatgagagtggcctgagggcccaaaatactctagtgggtcctgtgctcactacccggcaccgtggagctcgattggcatttgccatagaataccagaattggcaggtccaccactgacaccctgtgcttttcacagatgagagcaggttcaccctgagcacatgtgacacatgtgaaagggtctagagaagccatggagaacattatgctgcctgtaaaatcgttcagcatgaccggtttggtggtgggtcagtgatggtctggggaggcatatacatggagggacgcacagacctctacaggctacacAATGCCAccttgactgctattaggtatcgggatgaaatccttgaacccattgtcagaccctatgctggtgaagtggctcctgggttcctcctggtgcacgacaatgcccggcctcatgtggcgagagtatgcaggcagatcCTGGATGATGAAGGGTTTGATATCATTGACTGACCAGTCAaccccccacactcgcctgacgtaaatccaatagaacacctctgggacattatgtttcagtccatccaatgccaccaggttgcacctttccaggagctcagtgatgccctgggccagttctgggaggagatcccccaggacacaatCCGTCATCTCATTATGAGCATGCCCCacctgacattgtcaggcatgcatacaagcatgtgggggccatacaaactactgaggatGATTTGGAgtttctgcaatgaaatttcatcaaaatggactagcctgccacatccttttttcactttgatttttggggtgtctttgaattcagccctctgtaggttgataattttcatttctatcaaatgatgtggcatccttccTAACACATTATACAGTCCATATtggtatagatatccagcaggatttttttttcctattgagatctgatgtgttttcaaagtgttcctttaatttttttgagcagtttacataGGCGCTGATTCATTGACTAgtctgtaggcaaacatcaaggCTACTACTACTAACACTAAAACTACTAATTCTCTCCCTTTGTTTTTTCACAAATATGTACAAATTAGCATTACTAGAGACTGTGAAATGGCCCAGTATGAGTATGTGCCTGAGTAAGCTCTGTGATGGAGTACCATCCCATCTATGGTTGTTTCTTACTTTGGGCGAGATACTGTCAAAATAGACCCTGGAACTCCAGAATTCTCTGATGGATTAAGCATCAGTCAAATAAATGGAGGATTGTGGAGGGGGTGGcaataaacagaaatacagtatacacaaGTATGCATAAATACATCTATGTATCCGtcatccaaacctgcttatttGGACCAGGGCTATGGTCAGACACAATCCCTATATGTGGTGGCAATCAAtggcaggatgaacacacacacacacaaacacaaaaacagatccaatttagcattgccaatccaccaaaTCTATGTCTTTttattgtgggaggaaaccagattaAATGGAGAAAATCATTACCATGtggacacagggaagacatgcaaacttcatgtagGAAGCACCTGAGAAGTGATCccctctgtgaggcagcagcagagCTAGCATTTCTCCACCATGATGCCCCACATAAACACAGctgaaatataatttaaaatgcataatGATGTATTTtcttacataacattctcaaaacagcTTCTTCCAATTCAGTCGTAGAGAGCAATAGTTCTATTGGCATTATCAAGTggaaggcaggaagcaaccctggacaATGTGCCAGTCGATTTCAAGGTCGACTCAAACATACACCAACACTTACTAATGGGGGTCCAATATAAAGAGGTCAACCAACCTAACACACACTCGCAGTGAATATGGGAGGGAAATGAAAGTACCCATAGAAAAGTAGAAACAGAAGAATGTATAAATCCAACAAAAGACTTGAATACAGAACATTGGACCTATAGACTGCAGCTCTAACCACATATTTTCTActatgttcatgttttttttctgcatttagtTGACTATTTGACTTGATATTATGAAACCTTCAGCTGAACATACTTCAAGAAACACAAAAAGATCATAAATTAACGTGAAACTCCACCTACTGACTTCTGAAAGCTGAATACCCAGTGGTATCAATTATTCCAAATCTTTCTTTGTGCTCGTGTGTGTGCACACATTCTACTTTACCTGTCGCTTGCTAAAACCCAAAGGGATTTCCGTAACCAAGAAACTGATATCTGTCCTGTGAGCTGCACCTCTGCACGTCAAACAATGTCTCATGTGTTCTGCCTCAGTCATTTCCTGGGCTGAACTCTCTGAAACACCTAAAAAATACAAGTGCAGAAATTTATGATTTTTCTTGTCTCTTCTTGTTCTCAGATCAGAAGAGGAGAAGATTCCACAGCCAGTTTAATTTCTTTGCTTCACTGAGATCATTTAATGCAAGACTACATTTCAATCAACAGCTGACCAATTTTAGCCTGGATGGATGAACACACATGTCTACTTGGAGGGTAATGGAAGTGGCACTTGTAAGTTTTGAGAATTCTGCAGTAATGAACTTGGGTGAGCTGGGTGACCCGAATTACCATAACTATCCCAGTGAAATAACTGGGCACACTAATTCCAGCATTTCAGACAATAGACAAAATTATGGAATCCACAGTCTTCACAAAGAACAGCATCAAGGGCCACAAACTCAGCCGACTTATGTGTCAAGGAAGGGGCGTCCAAGCTGTGCCAGCCTACTTTCCAACTGGAAGCTCCTGCTCAATACTGAAGGGGCACATAGTGAGACGGTGTTCAGTAAACTGGCAAATGAATGTGGAGATGATCTGCTGAAAGATCTTGGTGGAATGGCCGAAGGAGATCAGAAGGTAATCATCAATATTGCTGGCCTCCGGTTTGAAACACAGCTCAAGACGCTGGATCAGTTCCCTGATACCCTATTGGGAGATCCACAAAAAAGGATGGAATATTTCGACCCCATGAGAAACGAGTACTTTTTTGATCGCAATCGCCCCAGCTTTGATGGAATTCTATATTATTATCAATCTGGAGGAAAGGTCAGAAGGCCAGCCAATGTGCCCATTGATGTTTTTGCagatgaaattatattttatgaGCTGGGCACTGAGGCCATGGAACAATTTCGAGAAGATGAGGGCTTCATCAAAGAGGTGGAAGTACCATTACCTTCTAACGAGATTCATCGACAGTTCTGGTTGCTGTTCGAATACCCTGAGAGTTCGAATGCTGCGAGAGGCATTGCTCTGGTTTCCATTTTTGTCATTGTGGTGTCCATTATCATATTCTGCCTGGAAACTCTGCCAGAGTTCCGGGATGATCGAGACTACCTAGTAGAGGATCCTGATTTGTTCAACTTGACTGAGGATGATTCTTTCGAGACCACGGCTCCCCCTATGCCGTCTCAAAGATCCCCAAGATCCACTGCTTTTTCAGACCCTTTTTTTGTCATTGAGACAGCATGCATTGTTTGGTTTTTCTTTGAGCTTTCTGTCCGCTTTTTTGTCTGCCCAAGTAAGCAAGAGTTTTTCCGCAACATTATGAACATCATTGATGTCGTCTCAATCATCCCCTATTTTGTCACACTCATCACAGAACTGGTGGCAACCCCAGAACCCAGTTCAGGCCAGACTATGTCACTTGCAATCTTACGGATAATAAGACTTGTAAGGGTGTTTAGGATCTTTAAACTCTCTCGTCACTCAAAGGGCCTTCAAATTTTGGGACAGACATTGAAAGCTAGCATGCGGGAACTTGGCCTTTTGATATTCTTCCTTTTCATTGGGGTTATACTGTTCTCTAGTGCTGTCTACTTCGCCGAAGTGGATGAACCTCAAACCCAGTTTACAAGCATCCCAGATGGGTTCTGGTGGGCTGTTGTTACTATGACAACTGTAGGTTACGGAGATATGTGTCCAATCACCCTCGGAGGTAAACTCGTTGGAACACTGTGTGCAATTGCTGGGGTCTTGACTATCGCTCTTCCTGTTCCTGTCATTGTATCCAACTTCAATTACTTCTACCACAGGGAAACTGACAACGAGGAAAAGCAAGCATTGCCGGCAGAAGGGGAAAGTAATTTGAAATCTGGCAATGCAGTAAAAAGTGGCAGCACTAGCTCCCTGAATAAGACCAATGGACTTTGgggaaatgaaaaagcaaaaaataacaaacGGTGATCTACCATGAAGAATTTGTTGTAATGCGATCTGAGGGAGCTGTACTTTTCATATTGATCATTCAGGTTTTCTTTATTTAGGAAACAAGAACACAAAAACAGAGAGTTTATTGGTCATTTTTACTTTGAACATCAGTTTCATGTTGTTGTTGGTGATCATCTACCTGCATCTCAATTAGAATCGACTCTTACAGCAATTCACTTTAGTCCAATCACAAAAAAGCAACGTTCATTAGAATCTGGACTAATGGACATTCCTCATAAGTATGAATTGGACATATTCAGGAATGAAAGATTTCCAATAATGGTGTTGCATTTCTACCTTTGaacaattttttgtatttatgtgcTCCTAGTTAAGTGATTGTGGGTATGAAAAGTAAGctacaataattaaaatgatgAAACTTATGTTTTTGGAAACACATCCAGttattgacattttatttatgcttttgctgctctttttctttgGAGAATGGGAAGATTAATACAAAAAGGTGGACTTGTTGCAAGTTTTATTCACATAAACCCATGCAGTACAGAATGTCATTGGTGACTGACTTACAACTCCATTTGGGACTGTCCATTTGGTTATATGTAAAAATGGCCGCATGTCAGTCACAAAGCGTACATATCATTGAAATTGAGGTTCTGTGGGATTGGCGTGGGTCACCGGTAGGCATAACATAACTGCCAGTATAGGTTCAGGTGCCGTGTAGCACTTTGGTATTGCCACTCTGCTGTTATCATGCTACCCACTCCTGCTCCAATGAAGCAGTAAGGAACTGCCATGCAGTTGTGCTTTCGAAACTCCATGGAGGAGCCTCTTGTCATTTAGGTGTCGATGCTTTGTGGTGTTCATTACATCACATGGAAAACTTGCTGTTTCACAGTGATCAACTGATACTTCATGGGGGGGACTCCTCTTGCTTGTCATTCAAGTGTTGGTGCTTTGTGGTGTTCATTACATCACTGGGAAAATCCGTCATTCATTCATAGGTGCTTTGCATTGATGGGCATCTGCCCACGCTCCCCCCCAAGCTCATCATTCAGGTACTGGTGCTTTGTGGTGTTCATTACATTACAGGGAAAACtcattgttcatttgttttttgtttttttgatcacGCAATATTTCATCGAGGAAAGCTTGTATGGTGTagtaagaataaagaaattggtcgTGAAAGGAAAGTATCGGCTCATCTTTATTCACACCTGTTCatcagtgaaaacaaaaaaaattagagaGAGAACATTGGCCATAAGTATGAATGGCCTCAATTCTTTCGGCCATAAATTGGCACATGATTGTAAATGATTCTAAACATTTGagtttgaattaaataaaattgtgtgGCATAGTGATATGGTGAAGAGCACTGCTATCTCACACGTCCAGTTTGGTTGTGCAGGTTGTGCAGGTGGATTTTTTAGGGGTCTTCTGTTTTCACTAACATGTCAGGTTTGAATTGCAGACACCAAATTCTTCTAGAAGGAGGGAGTGTAGGAGCGTGCCTTTGCTGGACAAAGTTGGTTGCTGTCCTGCATTTGTGTTGCTTAGATAGTCTCTGGCAGACCACTATgctttaacaaaataaaagtaagatcACACAATGAATGGAAGGTTACAATGGAGTAGTTCATTTTCAGTATTTGAAAAGAAAGTTCAAGACAAGTCTTGCCTTTCAATTCAGTATATTGGAGTAGGCAGGAGTAAATACAGACCTGGAAAACTGCAAGGATTGCAGATTTTTGCTTTGGGCAATCTGGGCTCTGTCACACACAGTAATAGAGTTGTGTTAAAAGATAGAACTATTCATTGCTGTCTTCTTAATGTTTAGAAAGTTATTATTGAGACGTGCTTACCTTCAGAGCAGAGAAAGAACTGCAGAGGAAAGGGGCTCTGGGAAGGCACAACATGTGGTGAGGGTTGGGATGTGGAGCACTACATGTCCCTTATGTGCCTACAGCAGATGAGGTAAGAGGCATCTGCATGAGTGCAATACTTTGGAAGATAGAAAACAGTTAAGTGGTATGTTGGAATGTTGGGTTAAAGATAGTGAGATTACATATCTGAATGGGCAAAACAGAAAGAGTCTCGCCGGTCTGTGGGAAGGTGCACATGCGATTGAGGGGACACATTTTCAGGGAGGAATTCCTGGCTGTAGACCTGTGGCATGTAGCTGGTGTCATGATGTGGTGCCCCATCTGGGGGGACTGATGCAGCGACGAGCGGAGTTGGTCAGAGCAAGACCAGAGAGTTAGGAGCAAACTGTTGTCTTCTGCCATGGTTGACTATTCCATGTAGACCTACCTGGAGGAGAAATACTGGGAGTTGGCCCCAGAATGTAAGAAAGGGGTTGATAAGGAAAGTTTTGTTCCCATTCTCTGATCATTTATAGTGCTGCAGAATAATTTTTCTTGAACAGATTAAAAAGACAGGAAGAAATAATGAGGTTTTGTGTAAatacgttgttttttttttctagtttgctttttgctttcaagTGTCATCGGGACAGTGAATATTTTGTTGATGACACTACACTGAATATTTCCATTTCTTGAATCCTTATTTTTTGTTAACTAAACATTGTAACTACAGaagcactgatttttttttacttttacatcgATGAGTTTGTGTCTCAGTCTCTCAGCCCCTGACACTTGGCGAAGAAGTACAAGATGCCCAGGTTAAATCATGCATGACCAAGGGCACGGGGGGGGTCTTCTTTCCAATATAACAAGACATGTGTTTGATTTTTGAAATCACGACTCACGACCATAATAGGCCTTCCTTACTGGATATTAATGATGAGTGAACCCTCCTGAACTTGAATTGCCTTTATTTTGGTGAATCTCTGAAATTTTCTGCATTGAAGTCATCGGGGGAGGAGAAAATAAACTAGTTTTGAGTGCAGttttcattaaaatgtcactGATGGCGAGGAAATCATCTACCAACTATGTTGGACCAATTATTATGGCTATTGTGGCCTAATAGTGACCGTGCTAACTATTAAGCCACTGTTCCTCACCAACCTTGGATGCTACAGCTCTGTTATGTCATGCTGGCTTCACAATCATCATGGGGAGCTGGGAAAAAAAGTTAATCTATGCCAGCTGCACAGCATATTTTCGTAAAAAATTTGGCAAACAAAGTCACTGATGAACCCAGCAAATTTGCTGTGACAAATGGTATGACAAATTTGGCAAATCAACACTACTAGCTTTTAGTTTATGCAGTTATTAATTATGAATGTGTACTTGTTATTTTAAATGCTTGTTTTACCGGCCTTAAATTACAGTTGTGACAAGGTTTAATCTATGATGAAATAAGGGTGTAGATCTCTTAATCCAATTTATTATTAAAGGATTAGTTATACTCAGAGTTACAACCTGCAAACaagttaatatatttaatattagcATTAGCACTGACTTACTATCTTTTGCAAAGCTTTAGGTTATATACACTTAGAAGGAAATACGACCACAGCTAGTAGTTGCCTTTCACATGTAATTTCAGAGGTTAACCACTGTTAAACTAGCATGAGCTTTATAATAAAACCTCATGGGCTAAAGCCTGGTTTATACTCTATGCGCCCGTGCTCATCACAAGAGCCACAGAAGAAAATGTTGTCAGATGTGGAGCTACACACCTTTATGCAGCCTGGGCACGCTGGGATTTTAGCACAATTTTTCCTGACTACATAGGGATGCAAATGCGGCACTGCATATCTAAAATGCTAAATTTTAAGAAGAGGCTGGTGGCAGACGTGAGGCACTATAGGCATCTGCATGATTCCTCTTTCCAAGACAATAAAGATGCTCAGATGAGAATGTTTTGCAAATAGCACTGAAAAATTCTAAGCAGTATGTCAGAAAACACGGAAAACATGGTACCTCTCCCATCgcctttgttttcttcttaaagcCAGTAATAAAGGACACAACTCGTCTTCCGTCAGCAGTCTCATTGAGTGTAAGCAAATTTCACTGAACACCCATGTAAACAATTTACTTCCTCTGCGGTGAAATTGTTGAGTATGCAACATCATTGACCAAACATTGGCACCTAATGACTTGGAGTGCCACCACAAGTATAAATGTGCTTTGGTCATTGACAGTGAGTCCGGTTAGTGTTGTGGTGTGCGCAAAAGATTAATATGGTTAGTATACATATGGATTTGGTAGCTTTCTTAGCCTGcgttacatgaataataattcaCATGTAACCTCCGAGGCTAAATGTTATTTCTAAGggtgtgttttaaaataaaacctcagAGGCCAGGCAGCATAATCTAACATGTAATTCAAAGCCTAACTATTAAAGAATACTCACCGATAATGAATATTCAGACTGTAAACCTCAGAGACTGAGTTTCCAGCATGTGGATTCTACCTTTGTAGCATTAACACTCACAATAGCAGAATCAAAGATCCCAAACAAGTTATTTGACCAATTTTGAGCACCAACTGAAAATAGGGACTATATGAGTTGATACAATTACAACTTTGCAGCTCAACAGATATCAGATGGAATAGTTGGTGACTCTCTGACTTAGCTGATGTGTAGCTGCCGGTGTAAATTCAATATTGATGTCAGAAAACAAATGGGGTTCAACAGGCACATTTGTCAattgaaagtttttcttcccaAGAAAAGCCAATGAATAAGCTGGATATTGATTTACCTTTGAAAGAAGAATGGACTTTCTTGAGAGCCTTTTCAGAGGACAATTATTTATTAGGCTGTAATTGCCCATGCCCCCGTGGTGGTGCTTTATCTTGAAGCCGGCTACAGTTGTTTTCCCATAAGATGAAACCGGTTCTCTTGCTCTTTGATGTAGGTAAGGTTACTATTGATGCAATGCTTAGGACAGGCATCTCTACTTAGGTCATTTATGGTGagtcaattaataaaaacattatattGTCCATACTTTCTCTAATATCCTACACCATTCTTTTAAATGGGTAGACACTTTTGTGAAGGATTGGTTTGATTAGCATGGCATTGTTAATATTACCTGCCTGTCAAAAGTAGCTGGCTTTTTAACAAACACGCGTTTTGTTTATAACAGAAAAGTAAATCAGCTGTGAGGGATTGACGGCCAtttattccggccaacacctctaagccgccggatggagccctacctgcaacatagggatgccccgagttccagcagggcatcatggactatggagttttaatacacagccctgctggataacgtcggggccgccaggagtcactgcagggaggctcagagtgctacgtgccctataacccggaagtgcgtcataaacacatgaccggaaggaacgacgtgcttccggggtgaagaagtggagtttttatatgacctggaagtgttcctagtcagatggacagagagggcgaaacacttccaggtcaaggactataaaaggactatgggaaatcccagacgccgagctgagctgggtggaagggtggcaacacgtctgggagaggaggattggttattatagtgtattgattattgattgtatgagtagtgtggagtggagggtgctttgtgcacattattataaaataagtaataattggatttttacccagtgtttggagtggtacctgagggttcaagaggtcgataggggcctcAACTGCGACACAGcgttaagaataaaataaaacctcaTATTAAATGGAGATGTCAAAAGTCTCATCCTGCTTGTGTCTTTTATATACAAAAACAGATTTTCCAGTATCTGATAACGCTTTATTTTACATCTATCCCATTACTGTGTTTCAGCTATAGTTTCATAACGAtttgtgcaaaattaatttttgtctTCCAAAAAATGTGTGAAACAAATGTCAAGATATTCGTCCCATtgactgaggaaaaaaatggTGTTTAGTCCTTATGTGAAAATGTTTACCTCACTCTACAAAAAATCACCGGAATCATTTTGTGTCAcatgtaattctttttttttttttgactcgtGCTATTGTTGTTCTGGTAGAATGACACCCACTTTaccaattatgatgacaatcttaGCGATAGCAATCCTGAAGATGTATTGGAGACAGAAACAATCCTCAATTCATTCCTTCATGGCACTTGCAGTGTTTGTGTCCTCAGCATCATTTGCAGgaatgaggaaaaagaaaagagtggATGCTAGGTAACAGTCAatgcagagaaaacagaaatgtgcagaaATTGTGTGTTTTGGTGCATTTTTCTGTGGAATATATGCAGCAAATGGGCAAGTGATAATAAATACaaagtgagacacaaaaataatttgactgagtttggggctttcctggaaaaccatctggaggtcagccgaacgtgaatcatagaactatatcccctcctacacgccctctcaaaccgctgaccagctaggtatatcctgtgtatagcccagtcagtatttgcacaacaactGCTACATGAGTTGCTGCtataatgttgggtgaaaaaatcaaacaacgAATCAACATCAAAAGTCtcgcgaaattgaacaaaatgtgtacggtgataacagtttgtctcgcacacaagtttttgagaggcacaaatgtttcaaggaaggacaagaaaatgtgaaagacgTTCAACGCCCAGGTCGCCAACGCTTGTCTTGGACAGttgaaaacatcaaaacggtgaatGAGATTGTTCAAAATTATCGtactgctttttccgtaaagcagtttttgactgccaaaaacattcctgtccttgatccatcctccttattcgccgaTTTACagtagctccctgtgatttttacttgtttatg
The sequence above is drawn from the Erpetoichthys calabaricus chromosome 3, fErpCal1.3, whole genome shotgun sequence genome and encodes:
- the kcna10a gene encoding potassium voltage-gated channel subfamily A member 10 produces the protein MSTWRVMEVALVSFENSAVMNLGELGDPNYHNYPSEITGHTNSSISDNRQNYGIHSLHKEQHQGPQTQPTYVSRKGRPSCASLLSNWKLLLNTEGAHSETVFSKLANECGDDLLKDLGGMAEGDQKVIINIAGLRFETQLKTLDQFPDTLLGDPQKRMEYFDPMRNEYFFDRNRPSFDGILYYYQSGGKVRRPANVPIDVFADEIIFYELGTEAMEQFREDEGFIKEVEVPLPSNEIHRQFWLLFEYPESSNAARGIALVSIFVIVVSIIIFCLETLPEFRDDRDYLVEDPDLFNLTEDDSFETTAPPMPSQRSPRSTAFSDPFFVIETACIVWFFFELSVRFFVCPSKQEFFRNIMNIIDVVSIIPYFVTLITELVATPEPSSGQTMSLAILRIIRLVRVFRIFKLSRHSKGLQILGQTLKASMRELGLLIFFLFIGVILFSSAVYFAEVDEPQTQFTSIPDGFWWAVVTMTTVGYGDMCPITLGGKLVGTLCAIAGVLTIALPVPVIVSNFNYFYHRETDNEEKQALPAEGESNLKSGNAVKSGSTSSLNKTNGLWGNEKAKNNKR